In Arachis hypogaea cultivar Tifrunner chromosome 17, arahy.Tifrunner.gnm2.J5K5, whole genome shotgun sequence, a single window of DNA contains:
- the LOC112764657 gene encoding proline-rich receptor-like protein kinase PERK15, which produces MSSDDFLSLIDPSSPSPPPPSDSSDTSSPPPPPPSDDSSSSPPPPPDSSSPPTPPPPSDSSSPPPPPPSDSSSPPSPNNEDSSSSSSSSSPPPPPPPSPKGDDNKDDSSSSSPPPPSPPPPPPPSPSDNNDNNKTSGKVPPASGDVSSPPPPPPARSRLGPPSGRTAPPPGLSKSKDENNGQMSTTAIIGIAAASGFLLLVIILFFVVRARRKKREDAPIRYFTNTQPGGRGPGYNNNDGDHAMNIPPPPGAAWGTVGTAPTSGGGWGMNPNSQPYSGSMMSNSSGYSGGSQGSVYPPPHPSVALGFNQSTFTFEELSVATGGFSKENLLGQGGFGFVHRGVLPNGKEVAVKSLKANDAQGDREFQAEVETISRVHHRHLVSLVGYSLSEQRKILVYEFVPNKTLEYHLHGKGRPVMDWPTRLKIATGAAKGLAYLHEDCHPRIIHRDIKTANILLENNFDAKVADFGLAKFNQDTNTHVSTRVMGTFGYLAPEYASSGKLTEKSDVFSFGVMLLELITGRPPLDHTGDYEEDSLVDWARPLCAKALETGEFTGLVDPRLEENYDKQEMKNMVACAAASVRHSARRRAKMSQIVRVLEGDVSLDVLNNEGVKPGQSGVMGESGDYGSAAYSADMKRFRMLALGESGVASSEFGGTSEYGLNPSVSSSDLSTSTEYTRRL; this is translated from the exons ATGTCTTCCGACGATTTCCTATCACTTATTGATCCATCTTCTCCCTCGCCACCGCCTCCCTCCGATTCCTCCGACACCTCCTCTCCCCCACCTCCGCCCCCATCAGACGATTCCTCTTCCTCGCCCCCGCCTCCCCCAGACTCCTCCTCACCACCAACTCCACCGCCACCCTCAGACTCATCATCTCCACCTCCTCCTCCACCCTCGGACTCATCCTCTCCACCTTCGCCTAATAATGAggattcttcctcctcctcctcctcgtcctccccgccaccgccaccaccaccatcacccaaAGGCGACGATAACAAGGACGACTCCTCTTCCTCAtctccaccaccaccatcacctcctcctcctcctcctccctctCCCTCTGACAATAACGACAACAACAAAACATCCGGCAAAGTACCACCAGCATCGGGCGATGTTAGTTCTCCTCCGCCGCCACCTCCTGCACGTAGTCGATTAGGTCCACCATCAGGTAGAACAGCTCCTCCACCAGGGCTATCGAAGTCGAAGGATGAGAATAACGGCCAAATGAGCACGACGGCTATAATAGGAATCGCAGCTGCAAGTGGTTTCTTACTTCTTGTCATCATACTCTTCTTTGTCGTACgtgcaagaagaaagaaaagagaggacGCTCCCATTCGTTACTTCACTAATACACAACCTGGCG GACGAGGTCCGGGATACAATAATAATGATGGTGACCATGCTATGAATATACCTCCACCACCAGGTGCAGCATGGGGAACAGTAGGAACAGCACCAACATCAGGCGGAGGTTGGGGAATGAATCCCAATTCCCAGCCATACAGTGGAAGCATGATGAGCAACTCCAGTGGTTACTCTGGTGGTTCCCAGGGTTCAGTGTATCCACCCCCACACCCTTCAGTAGCTCTAGGATTCAACCAGAGCACCTTCACCTTTGAGGAGTTATCCGTTGCCACCGGTGGCTTTTCAAAGGAAAACCTGTTGGGTCAAGGTGGGTTTGGATTTGTGCACAGAGGTGTCCTCCCCAATGGTAAGGAAGTAGCGGTGAAGAGCCTCAAAGCCAATGATGCTCAAGGAGATAGAGAGTTTCAAGCTGAGGTTGAGACTATTAGCCGTGTCCATCATCGCCATCTTGTCTCACTTGTTGGCTATTCCCTTTCCGAACAAAGAAAGATCCTCGTCTATGAATTTGTTCCCAATAAAACCCTTGAATACCACCTTCATGGAAAGGGTCGGCCTGTCATGGATTGGCCAACTAGGCTTAAAATCGCCACAGGAGCAGCGAAAGGACTTGCTTACTTGCATGAGGATT GTCATCCTCGTATTATTCATAGAGACATAAAGACTGCCAACATTCTGCTTGAAAACAACTTTGATGCCAAA GTGGCTGATTTTGGATTGGCAAAGTTCAATCAAGACACTAACACTCATGTTTCAACTCGTGTGATGGGAACATTTGG GTATTTGGCTCCTGAGTATGCATCAAGTGGCAAGCTAACTGAAAAGTCTGATGTCTTCTCCTTCGGTGTTATGCTTCTGGAGCTGATTACAGGACGACCCCCACTGGACCACACTGGTGATTATGAAGAGGATAGTTTGGTTGATTGG GCTAGACCACTCTGTGCAAAAGCATTGGAAACAGGAGAATTTACAGGGCTAGTGGATCCACGTTTAGAGGAAAATTATGACAAGCAGGAAATGAAAAACATGGTGGCTTGCGCTGCTGCCAGTGTTAGGCACTCAGCAAGGAGACGCGCAAAAATGAGCCAG ATTGTGCGAGTGTTGGAGGGAGATGTCTCACTAGACGTCCTTAATAACGAAGGAGTTAAACCAGGGCAAAGTGGTGTCATGGGCGAAAGCGGTGATTATGGTTCTGCAGCATATAGCGCTGACATGAAGAGGTTCAGGATGCTAGCATTGGGAGAAAGTGGAGTTGCAAGCAGTGAGTTTGGTGGAACAAGCGAATATGGCCTCAATCCTTCTGTCTCAAGCAGTGACCTATCAACATCCACTGAATATACGAGGAGGCTATGA
- the LOC112762579 gene encoding glucan endo-1,3-beta-D-glucosidase, producing MDAITPLRPSIFLCFYLLLLATTLTLRFAESQSFIGVNYGQVADNLPPPDATAKLLKSTTIGKIRLYGADPAIINTLANSGISIVVGAANGDIPNMASDPNAAAQWVNANVLPYYPASNITLITVGNEVLTSGDQGLTSQLVPAIRNVQNALNSASLGGKIKVSTVHSMAVLTQSDPPSTGSFNPALQDTLKQLLSFQRDNKSPLTINPYPFFAYQSDPRPETLAFCLFQPNSGRVDSGNGKLYTNMFDAQVDAVHSALSAMGYQDIEIVVAETGWPSRGDNNEVGPSVDNAKAYNGNLINHLRSLVGTPLMPGKSVDTYVFALYDEDLKPGPGSERAFGLYKTDLSVSYDVGLAKSSQQIPPSSPKTPAPTTAAGWCVPKAGASDAQLQANLDYACSSEGVDCGPIQPGGTCFEPNTVASHAAFAMNLYYQTYGKNPWNCDFSQSATLTSQNPSYNACVYPGGSI from the exons ATGGATGCAATCACACCTTTGCGCCCTTCAATCTTCCTCTGCTTTTATCTATTGCTATTGGCCACCACTCTCACTCTCCGCTTCGCTG AGTCACAGTCCTTCATCGGCGTTAACTATGGTCAGGTCGCCGACAACCTCCCACCGCCGGACGCCACCGCAAAGCTCCTCAAGTCCACCACCATCGGAAAAATCCGTCTCTACGGCGCCGATCCCGCTATCATCAATACCCTGGCCAACTCCGGCATCTCAATCGTCGTCGGTGCCGCCAACGGCGACATTCCGAACATGGCGTCCGATCCGAACGCGGCGGCTCAGTGGGTGAACGCGAACGTGCTACCCTACTACCCAGCAAGCAACATCACCCTCATCACCGTCGGCAACGAGGTCTTGACCTCCGGCGACCAGGGCCTAACCTCGCAGCTGGTGCCGGCGATTCGAAATGTCCAAAATGCGCTGAACTCTGCATCGCTGGGCGGGAAGATCAAGGTGTCGACGGTGCACTCGATGGCGGTGTTGACTCAGTCGGATCCTCCGTCCACGGGGTCGTTCAACCCAGCTCTCCAAGACACACTGAAACAATTACTTTCTTTTCAGAGAGACAACAAATCTCCTCTCACCATTAACCCTTACCCGTTCTTTGCTTACCAGAGCGACCCTAGACCTGAAACGCTTGCATTTTGCCTCTTTCAGCCTAACTCGGGCCGAGTTGACTCGGGTAACGGAAAGCTCTACACCAACATGTTCGATGCTCAG GTTGATGCAGTACACTCTGCTTTAAGTGCTATGGGCTACCAAGACATTGAAATTGTGGTTGCTGAGACTGGGTGGCCCTCTCGCGGTGACAACAATGAAGTAGGACCAAGTGTTGATAATGCCAAGGCCTACAATGGGAATCTGATCAATCATCTTAGATCATTGGTTGGTACCCCTTTGATGCCTGGGAAATCAGTCGACACTTATGTTTTTGCACTCTACGATGAGGATTTGAAACCAGGCCCGGGATCTGAGCGCGCCTTTGGCCTGTACAAAACTGATCTTAGCGTGTCATATGATGTTGGCTTGGCCAAGTCTAGCCAGCAG ATTCCCCCAAGTAGTCCTAAAACTCCTGCACCTACTACGGCAGCCGGATGGTGTGTTCCTAAAGCAGGAGCATCCGATGCTCAGTTGCAGGCAAACCTCGACTATGCCTGTAGTAGTGAAGGCGTAGACTGTGGACCAATTCAACCCGGAGGTACCTGTTTTGAGCCTAACACAGTTGCGTCCCATGCTGCCTTTGCCATGAATCTGTACTACCAAACATATGGCAAGAATCCATGGAATTGTGATTTCTCTCAATCAGCAACGTTGACATCCCAAAACCCAA GTTACAATGCTTGCGTTTACCCTGGCGGGAGTATCTGA
- the LOC112764659 gene encoding guanine nucleotide-binding protein subunit beta, which translates to MSVAELKERHLAATQTVNNFRDRLKQKRLSLLDTDISGYAKSQGRTPVTFGPTDLVCCRTLQGHTGKVYSLDWTWEKNRIVSASQDGRLIVWNALTSQKTHAIKLPCAWVMTCAFSPTGQSVACGGLDSVCSIFNLNSAADRDGNLPVSRMLTGHKGYVSSCQYVPDEDTHLITASGDQTCVLWDITTGLRTSVFGGEFQSGHTSDVLSISINGSNSRMFVSGSCDSTARLWDTRVASRAVRTFHGHERDVNAVKFFPDGNRFGTGSDDGTCRLFDIRTGHQLQVYQQQHSENGTANVTSIAFSISGRLLFAGYTNGDCYVWDTLLAKVVLNLGSLQNSHVGRISCLGLSADGSALCTGSYDTNLKIWAFGGHRKVI; encoded by the exons atgTCCGTTGCAGAGCTGAAGGAGCGTCACTTGGCGGCTACACAGACCGTTAACAACTTCCGCGACCGATTAAAGCAGAAGCGCCTCTCTCTTCTCGACACTGACA TTTCCGGCTACGCCAAATCGCAGGGGAGAACTCCGGTGACCTTTGGACCCACCGATCTGGTTTGCTGCAGAACCCTCCAGGGTCACACCGGCAAGGTGTATTCATTGGATTGGACTTGGGAAAAGAATCGAATTGTTAGCGCCTCCCAAGACGGTAGGCTAATAGTCTGGAATGCGCTGACGAGCCAGAAGACTCATGCCATCAAGCTTCCTTGCGCATGGGTCATGACCTGTGCCTTCTCTCCAACCGGTCAATCCGTCGCGTGCGGCGGCCTCGACAGCGTCTGCTCCATTTTCAATCTCAATTCCGCCGCCGATAGGGACGGTAATCTCCCCGTATCGCGTATGCTTACCGGCCACAAGGGTTATGTCTCCTCTTGCCAGTATGTTCCTGATGAAGACACTCACTTAATCACTGCTTCTGGTGATCAGACTTGTGTTCTTTGGGACATCACTACTGGTCTTAGAACCTCTGTTTTCGGCGGTGAATTTCAGTCCGGTCACACTTCAGATGTGCTTAG CATTTCAATTAATGGATCCAACTCTAGAATGTTCGTGTCTGGTTCTTGTGATTCAACTGCCCGGTTATGGGATACTCGTGTGGCAAGTCGCGCAGTGAGGACATTTCATGGGCATGAGAGAGACGTTAATGCTGTCAAATTCTTCCCTGATGGGAATAGATTTGGAACCGGCTCGGATGATGGAACTTGCAGATTGTTTGATATCAGGACAGGGCACCAACTCCAAGTATATCAACAGCAGCATAGTGAAAATGGCACTGCAAATGTGACCTCCATAGCATTCTCCATATCAGGAAGGCTCCTTTTTGCTGGATACACTAATGGTGATTGCTATGTTTGGGACACTTTATTGGCAAAG GTTGTATTGAATTTAGGATCTCTTCAAAACTCTCATGTGGGCAGGATCAGCTGTTTAGGTTTGTCAGCTGATGGAAGTGCCTTGTGTACAGGAAGTTATGACACAAACTTAAAG ATATGGGCATTTGGAGGGCATAGGAAGGTGATCTGA